From a region of the Agromyces ramosus genome:
- a CDS encoding GNAT family N-acetyltransferase — protein MIEITRADELGEPYRRGVTDVLVRGFAEDFAYFSQDPQELSEAFEHMIVLERFHVALVDGEPAAVAVVTQGTQECFAPDRRELQRVLGTVHGFITDRIIRSQFMGADDGARDGLAEIGFVTTAPQYQGQGVATALMRDLLELPYDEFVLRDIKDTNVPALALYTKLGFIETLRRPIRFAKRAGFSSYVSMGLRRA, from the coding sequence ATGATCGAGATCACGCGTGCCGACGAGCTCGGCGAGCCGTATCGGCGCGGGGTCACTGACGTGCTCGTGCGCGGGTTCGCCGAGGACTTCGCGTACTTCTCCCAGGATCCACAGGAGCTGTCGGAGGCATTCGAGCACATGATCGTCCTCGAACGCTTCCATGTCGCGCTGGTGGACGGCGAACCCGCCGCTGTGGCGGTCGTGACCCAGGGAACGCAGGAATGCTTCGCCCCCGATCGGCGCGAGCTCCAGCGCGTGCTCGGCACGGTGCACGGCTTCATCACCGACCGCATCATCCGAAGCCAGTTCATGGGCGCTGATGACGGGGCGCGCGATGGCCTCGCAGAGATCGGCTTCGTCACGACCGCGCCGCAGTATCAGGGCCAGGGCGTGGCGACCGCGCTCATGCGCGATCTCCTGGAACTGCCATACGACGAGTTCGTGCTGCGCGACATCAAGGACACGAACGTCCCGGCACTTGCGCTCTACACGAAGCTCGGGTTCATCGAGACGCTGCGGCGGCCGATCAGGTTCGCGAAGCGAGCAGGCTTCTCCAGCTACGTGTCGATGGGGCTCAGGCGGGCGTGA
- a CDS encoding tyrosine-type recombinase/integrase, whose product MDFHSLRRSYATHLLTAYRYDIKFIQMQLGHEHAATTSIYTLPAADFQIAELARVHRETLESTSNAVAIPKRKLKLPPRPPLPPNRKKKRGAS is encoded by the coding sequence TTGGATTTCCACTCGCTCCGTCGGTCGTACGCCACGCATCTCCTTACGGCCTACAGGTACGACATCAAGTTCATCCAGATGCAGCTCGGCCACGAACACGCGGCGACAACATCGATCTACACCCTGCCGGCGGCCGATTTCCAGATCGCGGAGCTCGCTCGAGTGCATCGCGAAACACTCGAATCGACCAGTAACGCGGTGGCGATTCCGAAGAGGAAACTGAAGCTTCCCCCACGGCCACCGCTTCCGCCGAATCGCAAAAAGAAACGAGGCGCATCGTGA
- a CDS encoding DUF1697 domain-containing protein yields MASSVALLRGINVGGKNLISMPDLAACFHDAGYRDARTYIQSGNVLFTATPPTGPKLEDTVERMLEARFEIPILVVVRSRDELAATVAAAPADHGSEALRSDVYFLKHPLTAEEAYAKLPELREGVDSVARGPGAIYFSRVAAQASKTRITRLMSMPIFRQMTVRNWRTTTRLLELLDDD; encoded by the coding sequence ATGGCGTCATCAGTCGCGTTGCTTCGCGGCATCAACGTGGGCGGCAAGAACCTGATCAGCATGCCCGACCTTGCTGCGTGCTTCCACGATGCCGGATACCGCGATGCTCGCACCTACATTCAGAGCGGCAACGTCCTCTTCACGGCGACTCCCCCGACAGGGCCGAAGCTCGAAGATACGGTCGAGCGAATGCTCGAAGCGCGATTCGAGATCCCGATCCTCGTCGTGGTCCGGTCGCGTGACGAACTGGCTGCCACGGTCGCCGCGGCGCCCGCCGATCACGGTTCCGAGGCGCTGCGCAGTGACGTCTACTTCCTGAAGCATCCGCTCACCGCCGAGGAGGCGTACGCGAAGCTGCCGGAACTGCGCGAGGGTGTCGATTCGGTGGCGCGCGGGCCTGGTGCGATCTACTTCTCGCGCGTCGCGGCACAGGCGTCGAAGACCCGGATCACCCGTCTCATGAGCATGCCGATCTTCCGGCAGATGACGGTGCGCAACTGGCGAACGACCACGCGCCTTCTCGAGTTGCTCGACGACGACTGA
- a CDS encoding winged helix-turn-helix transcriptional regulator produces MRTYGQYCAMARGLDLVGDRWTLLIVRELLTLGPSRYADLRRGLPGIATNLLAARLKEMERVDLVARVELPRPANATVFALTARGAALEAVVRELVKWGAPLMSPPMPDESFRPHWLLIPLRGLCRDNDPSAAAQVVRVGNASDGCDIIADAGAIEITSSTPAMAPDAIVDGEPGALVELFTGQLSIAAADAAGMITGDVDVVRRVVGGMPSRSIGARA; encoded by the coding sequence ATGCGGACGTATGGGCAGTACTGCGCGATGGCGCGGGGGCTCGACTTGGTGGGCGACCGCTGGACGCTGCTGATCGTCCGCGAACTGCTCACGCTCGGGCCTTCGCGGTATGCCGACCTGCGGCGGGGATTGCCGGGCATCGCGACCAACCTGCTTGCAGCGCGACTCAAGGAGATGGAACGCGTCGACCTCGTCGCGCGGGTGGAGTTGCCTCGGCCGGCGAACGCGACGGTGTTCGCACTGACCGCGCGAGGAGCTGCACTCGAAGCGGTCGTTCGCGAACTCGTGAAGTGGGGCGCTCCGCTGATGAGCCCCCCGATGCCGGATGAGTCGTTCCGGCCGCACTGGCTCCTGATACCGCTCCGCGGGCTCTGCCGTGACAACGACCCCAGCGCCGCGGCCCAGGTGGTGCGCGTCGGCAACGCGTCCGACGGCTGCGACATCATCGCAGACGCGGGCGCAATCGAGATCACCTCGAGTACACCAGCCATGGCACCCGACGCGATCGTCGACGGCGAGCCCGGCGCCCTCGTCGAGCTCTTCACCGGACAGTTGTCGATCGCTGCCGCAGACGCTGCCGGCATGATCACGGGCGATGTCGATGTGGTGCGTCGAGTCGTCGGTGGGATGCCGTCCAGGTCGATCGGGGCACGCGCATGA
- a CDS encoding TetR/AcrR family transcriptional regulator, whose amino-acid sequence MRAATRSAIETAGVRVFARHGFAAANIRQIADEAGISVGSVYRHYASKEDLFDELLEQASTGLSAAATQLSSGGDPSDLIGGFTEVYLSDLAGEDGAAEFFMVINQGFTTDAPAGTARRLAVTQQTLWKAFAALVRRGQVEGRFVGGDPDRMTAYYFALLSGITTMRHALNDELAEPDVDLILRILTGGAER is encoded by the coding sequence ATGAGAGCAGCCACTCGCTCGGCGATCGAAACAGCGGGCGTCCGCGTCTTCGCGCGACATGGGTTCGCTGCCGCGAACATCCGGCAGATCGCCGACGAAGCGGGCATCAGCGTGGGATCGGTCTACCGGCACTATGCGAGCAAGGAGGATCTCTTCGATGAACTGCTCGAGCAGGCATCGACGGGGCTCAGTGCCGCGGCGACACAGTTGTCGAGCGGTGGGGATCCAAGCGACCTGATCGGCGGCTTCACCGAGGTGTATCTTTCCGATCTCGCCGGAGAGGATGGCGCGGCAGAGTTCTTCATGGTCATCAACCAGGGCTTCACGACTGATGCACCTGCCGGAACGGCTCGCCGGCTTGCAGTGACGCAACAGACGCTCTGGAAGGCGTTCGCTGCACTCGTTCGGCGAGGTCAGGTCGAAGGGCGGTTCGTCGGCGGAGACCCAGACCGGATGACCGCGTACTACTTCGCGCTGCTCTCGGGCATCACGACGATGCGCCATGCCCTGAACGACGAGCTCGCCGAGCCCGACGTCGACCTGATACTGCGCATTCTCACCGGGGGAGCCGAGCGATGA